One window of the Streptococcus parasanguinis ATCC 15912 genome contains the following:
- a CDS encoding histidine phosphatase family protein, whose protein sequence is MAKTRLFIIRHGKTMFNTIGRAQGWSDTPLTAEGERGIQALGIGLRESGLEFARAYSSDSGRAIQTMGIVLDELELKDQIPYRFDKRIREWCFGSFDGAYGGELFHGVVPRVLDVEDYKKLTLEELANGIYQVDTAGWAEPWEVLKERILEGFEAIAKEVEGNGGGNALVVSHSMTIGALVCLLHPATKLNPGVQNGSITLLEYENGQFEVKTIGDISYREVGEKILEK, encoded by the coding sequence ATGGCTAAAACAAGATTATTTATTATTCGTCATGGAAAAACAATGTTTAATACAATCGGTCGAGCTCAGGGATGGTCAGATACGCCTTTGACCGCAGAAGGAGAACGAGGGATTCAGGCTCTAGGAATCGGCTTGCGTGAGTCTGGTTTAGAGTTTGCTCGAGCGTATTCTAGTGACTCAGGTCGCGCCATCCAAACCATGGGAATTGTTCTAGACGAATTGGAATTGAAAGACCAAATTCCTTACCGCTTTGATAAACGGATCCGTGAATGGTGCTTTGGAAGCTTTGATGGGGCTTATGGTGGCGAGCTCTTTCATGGTGTTGTCCCACGCGTATTGGACGTTGAAGATTATAAGAAGTTAACACTTGAAGAGTTAGCGAATGGAATTTACCAGGTAGATACTGCAGGTTGGGCAGAGCCTTGGGAGGTTTTGAAAGAACGGATCCTAGAAGGTTTTGAGGCGATCGCAAAAGAAGTAGAGGGTAATGGCGGAGGCAATGCCCTTGTAGTTAGTCATAGTATGACTATTGGAGCTTTGGTTTGTCTGTTGCATCCAGCAACCAAACTGAATCCAGGTGTTCAAAATGGTAGCATAACTCTATTAGAATATGAGAATGGTCAGTTTGAGGTCAAAACTATCGGAGACATCAGCTATCGTGAAGTCGGAGAGAAGATTTTGGAAAAGTAA
- a CDS encoding ACT domain-containing protein, with translation MKAIITVVGKDQKGIVAGVATKVAELGLNIDDISQTVLDEYFTMMAVVSSDEKKDFTQLRSELEEFGQSLHVKINIQSAAIFDAMHNL, from the coding sequence ATGAAAGCAATTATTACAGTCGTTGGTAAAGACCAAAAAGGAATCGTAGCGGGTGTTGCAACGAAAGTAGCAGAATTAGGACTCAATATCGATGATATCTCTCAAACCGTATTGGATGAATACTTTACCATGATGGCGGTCGTATCGTCAGATGAGAAAAAAGATTTCACACAGCTCCGTTCAGAGTTGGAAGAATTCGGTCAGTCTCTTCATGTGAAAATCAATATCCAAAGCGCAGCGATTTTTGATGCCATGCACAATTTGTAA
- a CDS encoding rhomboid family intramembrane serine protease, which translates to MKRILTTYPIISTLALICLLLGLLTSFNGDAMYDLLAFHSKPVYGWQYVSGTLMHGSKGAPIWFLWVHLLLNGLMILPFGGLLERKRGFRQVLIVFVTATVLSSIVFHLLTQGQDIQATGISAVGYAFVTGGIMILPNVWKEFSRTVKLFYLFLIFLSGLMLLPAITGWISTLLHLSGIVSYPLVFIGSKVLKGRS; encoded by the coding sequence ATGAAAAGAATCCTCACAACCTACCCTATTATCAGCACTTTAGCTCTAATCTGTTTGTTGCTTGGTCTATTGACTTCCTTTAATGGGGATGCTATGTATGACCTATTGGCCTTTCATTCGAAGCCGGTCTATGGTTGGCAATATGTCAGTGGGACCCTGATGCACGGTAGTAAAGGAGCCCCTATCTGGTTTTTATGGGTCCATTTGTTGTTAAATGGACTCATGATCCTTCCTTTCGGAGGACTGCTAGAAAGAAAAAGAGGCTTCAGACAAGTCTTGATTGTTTTTGTGACGGCGACAGTCCTTTCTTCCATCGTTTTTCACCTCTTAACCCAGGGGCAAGACATTCAGGCAACAGGGATCTCTGCTGTAGGATACGCCTTTGTAACCGGAGGGATTATGATCCTGCCAAACGTGTGGAAAGAATTTTCACGCACCGTAAAACTGTTTTATCTATTCTTAATTTTTCTATCTGGCCTCATGCTCTTACCAGCAATCACCGGATGGATCTCAACACTATTGCATCTTTCAGGGATTGTGAGTTATCCATTGGTCTTTATCGGAAGTAAAGTCTTGAAGGGGAGAAGCTAA
- a CDS encoding PFL family protein, translating to MDIKQVTETIAMIEEQNFDVRTITMGISLLDCIDPDIEKAAEKVYNKIVTKAKDLVAVGDEIAAELGIPIVNKRVSVTPISIIGAATDATDYVPFAKALDRAAKEVGVNFIGGFSALVQKGYQKGDEILINSIPRALAETDFVCSSVNIGSTKTGINMTAVRDMGRVIKEASQADPMGPGKLVVFANAVEDNPFMAGAFHGVGEADVVINVGVSGPGVVQRAIEKVPGASFDVLAETVKKTAFKITRVGQLVGQMASERLGVEFGIVDLSLAPTPAIGDSVARVLEAMGLEVVGTHGTTAALALLNDQVKKGGIMACNQVGGLSGAFIPVSEDEGMIAAVQSGHINLEKLEAMTAICSVGLDMIAIPADTPATTIAAMIADEAAIGVINQKTTAVRIIPYGEEGDMLELGGLLGSAPVMKVNKASSADFIARGGQIPAPVHSFKN from the coding sequence ATGGACATTAAACAGGTAACAGAAACCATTGCCATGATTGAAGAGCAGAACTTCGATGTTCGGACCATCACCATGGGGATTTCGCTTCTCGATTGTATTGATCCGGATATCGAAAAGGCAGCGGAAAAAGTCTACAATAAGATTGTGACAAAGGCCAAAGACTTAGTGGCTGTGGGGGATGAGATTGCGGCAGAACTTGGGATCCCTATCGTAAATAAACGGGTTTCGGTCACTCCGATATCCATTATCGGAGCCGCAACAGATGCGACAGATTATGTACCTTTTGCCAAGGCACTAGATCGTGCGGCCAAAGAAGTTGGGGTCAACTTTATTGGTGGCTTCTCAGCTCTGGTTCAAAAAGGCTACCAAAAAGGGGATGAAATCCTTATCAATTCTATTCCTCGCGCCCTTGCAGAGACTGATTTTGTCTGCTCTTCAGTCAATATCGGATCGACCAAGACAGGGATCAATATGACCGCTGTCCGAGACATGGGCCGTGTTATTAAAGAAGCATCTCAAGCAGATCCAATGGGGCCTGGTAAGCTCGTAGTTTTTGCCAATGCAGTAGAAGATAATCCATTTATGGCAGGAGCCTTCCACGGTGTCGGTGAAGCGGATGTTGTCATTAACGTTGGGGTTTCAGGACCTGGTGTCGTCCAACGGGCGATCGAAAAAGTTCCAGGCGCTAGCTTTGATGTATTGGCTGAAACGGTCAAGAAGACAGCTTTCAAAATCACCCGTGTCGGACAATTAGTTGGTCAAATGGCTAGTGAACGTCTCGGTGTTGAGTTTGGAATTGTTGACTTGTCCCTTGCTCCAACACCAGCTATTGGAGACTCTGTAGCCCGTGTCCTTGAAGCGATGGGGCTTGAAGTGGTAGGAACCCACGGGACAACAGCAGCCCTAGCTCTTCTCAATGACCAAGTGAAAAAAGGTGGAATCATGGCTTGTAACCAAGTCGGTGGTTTGTCAGGTGCTTTTATTCCGGTCTCAGAAGACGAGGGGATGATTGCGGCGGTCCAATCAGGACATATCAACCTAGAAAAATTGGAAGCCATGACCGCTATCTGTTCAGTTGGTCTTGATATGATTGCCATCCCAGCAGATACACCAGCAACAACCATTGCAGCCATGATTGCGGATGAAGCAGCTATCGGGGTCATTAACCAAAAAACGACAGCAGTCCGGATTATTCCTTATGGCGAAGAAGGCGATATGTTAGAGCTCGGAGGGCTTCTTGGATCAGCTCCAGTTATGAAGGTTAACAAAGCTTCCTCAGCTGATTTCATTGCCCGTGGTGGTCAAATTCCAGCTCCGGTTCATAGCTTTAAAAACTAA
- the hrcA gene encoding heat-inducible transcriptional repressor HrcA has protein sequence MVTERQNEILNLVVDIFTKTHEPVGSKALQDVIQSSSATIRNDMAALEKQGLLEKAHTSSGRMPSRAGFQYFVQNSLDLELIDEQDVYQVVKAFDFEAFKLDDILDATAKLLAQMTGYTAVIQDVEPTRQRLTGFEIVPLSNHDALAVLTLDESKPVTVQFAIPKNFLTSDLEIFHQLVQERFIGNTVLDIHYRLRTEIPQIVQRYFKTTDNVLDLFDYVFSQLFQELVFVEGKVSSLTYADLQTYQFLDNPQHVALELRGGMPEDQMTQILVAESQEKALKNVTVISHKFLVPYRGMALMHVIGPVEMDYRRVISLVNVIGRVLVMKLTDYYRYLNSNHYEVN, from the coding sequence ATGGTTACAGAACGTCAAAATGAGATTCTTAATCTTGTTGTCGATATCTTTACCAAGACCCACGAACCAGTCGGTTCAAAAGCCCTACAAGATGTGATTCAATCCAGTAGTGCGACTATTCGAAACGACATGGCTGCCCTCGAAAAACAAGGCTTACTAGAAAAGGCCCACACTTCGAGTGGCCGCATGCCTAGCCGAGCTGGTTTTCAATATTTTGTTCAGAACTCGCTTGATCTAGAGTTGATTGATGAGCAAGATGTTTACCAGGTGGTGAAAGCCTTCGATTTCGAAGCCTTTAAGTTAGACGATATCTTGGATGCTACGGCCAAGTTACTAGCCCAGATGACGGGCTACACCGCAGTGATTCAGGATGTTGAGCCGACAAGACAGCGCTTGACTGGTTTTGAGATTGTTCCATTATCCAATCACGATGCCTTAGCGGTTCTAACCTTGGATGAATCAAAGCCCGTCACCGTCCAGTTTGCCATTCCAAAGAATTTCTTAACCAGTGATTTGGAAATCTTCCACCAGCTGGTTCAAGAACGCTTCATTGGAAATACAGTCTTGGATATCCACTACCGCCTGCGGACAGAGATTCCACAGATTGTACAGCGCTATTTCAAGACGACAGACAATGTGCTGGATCTCTTTGATTACGTCTTCTCGCAACTGTTTCAAGAACTGGTCTTTGTAGAAGGAAAGGTTTCATCATTAACCTACGCCGATCTTCAGACCTATCAGTTCTTAGATAATCCCCAACATGTAGCCTTGGAGTTACGAGGGGGAATGCCAGAAGACCAAATGACCCAGATCCTGGTTGCAGAATCCCAAGAGAAGGCCTTGAAAAATGTGACGGTCATTAGTCACAAGTTCCTGGTTCCTTATCGTGGGATGGCCCTCATGCATGTGATCGGTCCTGTAGAGATGGATTACAGGCGTGTGATTAGCCTGGTCAATGTCATCGGCCGAGTACTGGTCATGAAGTTGACGGATTACTACCGTTACCTCAACAGCAACCATTATGAAGTAAATTAA
- the dnaK gene encoding molecular chaperone DnaK: protein MSKIIGIDLGTTNSAVAVLEGTESKIIANPEGNRTTPSVVSFKNGEIIVGDAAKRQAVTNPDTIISIKSKMGTSEKVSANGKEYTPQEISAMILQYLKGYAEDYLGEKVTKAVITVPAYFNDAQRQATKDAGKIAGLEVERIVNEPTAAALAYGLDKTDKEEKILVFDLGGGTFDVSILELGDGVFDVLATAGDNKLGGDDFDQKIIDYMVEEFKKENGIDLSTDKMALQRLKDAAEKAKKDLSGVTSTQISLPFITAGAAGPLHLEMTLTRAKFDDLTRDLVERTKTPVRQALSDAGLSLSDIDEVILVGGSTRIPAVVEAVKAETGKEPNKSVNPDEVVAMGAAIQGGVITGDVKDVVLLDVTPLSLGIETMGGVFTKLIDRNTTIPTSKSQVFSTAADNQPAVDIHVLQGERPMAADNKTLGRFQLTDIPAAPRGIPQIEVTFDIDKNGIVSVKAKDLGTQKEQTIVIQSNSGLTDEEIDRMMKDAEANAEADKKRKEEVDLRNEVDQAIFATEKTIKETEGKGFDAERDAAQAGLDDLKKAQESGNLEEMKAKLEALNEKAQALAVKLYEQAAAAQQAQAGAEGAQATGNAGDDVVDGEFTEK, encoded by the coding sequence ATGTCTAAAATTATCGGTATTGACTTAGGTACAACAAACTCAGCAGTAGCAGTTCTTGAAGGAACTGAATCAAAAATTATCGCAAACCCAGAAGGTAACCGCACAACTCCATCTGTTGTGTCATTCAAAAACGGTGAAATCATCGTTGGTGATGCTGCAAAACGTCAAGCAGTCACAAACCCAGATACCATCATCTCTATCAAATCTAAGATGGGGACTTCTGAAAAAGTTTCTGCAAACGGTAAAGAGTACACACCACAAGAAATCTCAGCTATGATTCTTCAATACTTGAAAGGTTATGCTGAAGATTACCTTGGTGAAAAAGTAACCAAAGCTGTTATCACAGTTCCAGCTTACTTCAACGATGCACAACGTCAAGCAACTAAAGACGCTGGTAAAATCGCTGGTCTTGAAGTAGAACGTATTGTCAACGAACCAACTGCAGCAGCTCTTGCTTACGGTTTGGATAAGACTGATAAAGAAGAAAAAATCTTGGTATTCGACCTTGGTGGTGGTACATTCGACGTATCTATCCTTGAATTGGGTGATGGTGTCTTTGATGTATTGGCAACTGCAGGGGATAATAAACTCGGTGGTGACGACTTTGACCAAAAAATCATCGACTACATGGTTGAAGAATTCAAGAAAGAAAATGGTATCGACTTGTCAACAGACAAGATGGCGCTTCAACGTTTGAAAGACGCAGCTGAAAAAGCGAAGAAAGACCTTTCTGGTGTGACTTCAACACAAATCAGCTTGCCATTCATCACTGCAGGCGCTGCTGGACCTCTTCACTTGGAAATGACCTTGACTCGTGCGAAATTCGACGATTTGACTCGTGACCTTGTAGAACGTACGAAAACTCCAGTTCGTCAAGCCCTTTCAGATGCAGGTTTGAGCTTGTCAGATATCGACGAAGTGATCCTTGTCGGTGGTTCAACTCGTATCCCTGCCGTTGTAGAAGCTGTTAAAGCTGAAACTGGTAAAGAACCAAACAAATCAGTGAACCCTGACGAAGTAGTGGCTATGGGTGCTGCGATCCAAGGTGGTGTGATCACTGGTGACGTGAAAGACGTTGTCCTTCTTGACGTAACGCCATTGTCACTTGGTATCGAAACAATGGGTGGAGTCTTCACAAAATTGATCGACCGCAACACTACAATTCCAACTTCTAAATCACAAGTCTTCTCAACTGCAGCAGACAACCAACCAGCCGTTGATATCCACGTTCTTCAAGGGGAACGCCCAATGGCAGCAGATAACAAGACTCTTGGACGCTTCCAATTGACTGATATCCCAGCTGCACCTCGTGGTATCCCACAAATCGAAGTTACATTTGACATCGACAAGAACGGTATCGTATCTGTTAAAGCGAAAGATCTTGGAACTCAAAAAGAACAAACCATTGTTATCCAATCAAACTCAGGTTTGACAGACGAAGAAATCGACCGCATGATGAAAGACGCAGAAGCAAACGCTGAAGCAGATAAGAAACGTAAAGAAGAAGTTGACCTTCGTAACGAAGTAGACCAAGCTATCTTTGCGACTGAAAAGACTATCAAAGAAACTGAAGGCAAAGGCTTTGATGCAGAACGTGACGCAGCTCAAGCAGGACTTGATGATCTTAAGAAAGCTCAAGAATCAGGTAACCTTGAAGAAATGAAAGCGAAACTTGAAGCCTTGAACGAAAAAGCGCAAGCATTGGCTGTTAAACTCTACGAACAAGCTGCAGCAGCGCAACAAGCTCAAGCAGGAGCAGAAGGCGCACAAGCAACAGGAAATGCAGGCGATGACGTCGTAGACGGAGAGTTTACGGAAAAATAA
- a CDS encoding VanZ family protein, which translates to MGYISTIKTAVQLFPFLAFLLTLPYMILNYRKYGSVNKLRVLIFYSFMLYLMTVYLLVILPLPDPSKIHTSYSEMVNLHPFAFVVDFFKESPFDLAQTSTWIQALKHPTFYVPAFNVLMLIPFGMYLRYYFKCGFKKTILLTAFFSLFLELTQLSGLYFMYPGPYRLADVDDIIQNTTGGGVGYVLGWFLVWLLPTRDEIDEHSFRVGTRVSGFRMGLAFLIDFVMLSLLYALIERLETIPYVAVLAVYFGLIPLWRGKTLGMALLKFRLHFDKQKWLRTIWRGILVVGYFYLIPQSLFYLISLLNSDLTDNSLLTLSMILLLFFMLLLYLILTLAIILLNRRFPFDRLAGAEYESTVRVKKELLKDENESSK; encoded by the coding sequence ATGGGGTATATCTCTACTATTAAAACGGCTGTTCAGCTCTTTCCTTTCCTGGCATTTTTGCTGACCTTGCCCTACATGATTTTGAATTATCGCAAATATGGTTCGGTCAATAAATTGCGGGTGCTGATTTTCTATTCTTTTATGCTTTACTTGATGACGGTCTATCTCTTGGTGATCTTGCCTCTGCCGGATCCAAGTAAGATTCATACTAGCTACTCGGAAATGGTCAATCTCCATCCCTTTGCTTTTGTGGTGGATTTTTTCAAGGAGAGCCCCTTTGATCTAGCGCAGACTAGTACTTGGATTCAAGCCCTTAAGCATCCGACTTTTTATGTGCCTGCCTTTAATGTCCTGATGTTGATTCCTTTTGGGATGTATCTGCGCTATTATTTCAAGTGTGGTTTTAAGAAAACGATTCTTCTGACAGCCTTCTTTAGTCTCTTTTTGGAGCTGACCCAGTTGTCAGGTCTCTATTTTATGTATCCGGGTCCTTACCGCCTAGCAGATGTCGATGATATTATTCAAAATACCACTGGTGGTGGAGTGGGCTATGTGCTTGGTTGGTTCCTGGTTTGGTTATTGCCGACACGAGACGAAATTGACGAGCATTCTTTCCGAGTAGGAACGAGAGTATCTGGTTTTCGGATGGGTCTTGCCTTCTTGATCGACTTTGTGATGCTATCCTTGCTTTACGCGCTAATCGAGCGTTTAGAGACGATTCCTTATGTAGCGGTTTTGGCTGTCTATTTTGGCTTGATTCCCTTGTGGCGGGGCAAAACCTTGGGAATGGCTTTGTTGAAATTCCGCTTGCATTTTGACAAGCAAAAATGGCTTCGCACCATCTGGCGGGGAATCCTAGTAGTAGGTTATTTCTACTTGATTCCTCAGAGCTTGTTCTATTTGATTTCGCTCTTGAATAGCGATTTGACGGACAATTCCCTCTTAACCCTGTCCATGATTTTATTGCTCTTCTTTATGCTTTTATTGTATCTGATCCTCACCCTTGCCATCATCTTGCTCAATCGTCGCTTTCCCTTTGACCGTTTAGCTGGAGCTGAGTATGAGAGTACGGTGCGCGTGAAGAAAGAGCTCTTAAAGGATGAAAACGAATCATCAAAATAG
- the grpE gene encoding nucleotide exchange factor GrpE, protein MTEDIKKEDVKEEEVAQTTEEVVEESNQPSELEEAQARAEEFENKYLRAHAEMQNIQRRANEERQQLQKYRSQDLAKAILPSLDNLERALAVEGLTDDVKKGLEMVQESLVHALKEEGIEEIPADGAFDHNYHMAIQTVPADDEHPADTIAQVFQKGYKLHDRILRPAMVVVYN, encoded by the coding sequence TTGACAGAAGATATCAAAAAAGAAGACGTGAAAGAAGAGGAAGTTGCCCAAACAACTGAAGAAGTTGTAGAGGAGTCCAACCAACCTTCTGAGTTAGAAGAAGCACAAGCGCGTGCCGAGGAATTTGAAAACAAGTACCTTCGTGCTCATGCAGAAATGCAAAACATTCAGCGCCGTGCCAATGAAGAACGTCAACAATTACAAAAATACCGTAGCCAAGATTTGGCAAAAGCGATCTTACCATCACTAGACAACCTCGAACGTGCCCTTGCCGTAGAAGGATTGACAGATGATGTGAAGAAGGGCTTGGAAATGGTCCAAGAAAGTTTGGTACATGCTCTGAAAGAAGAAGGAATTGAAGAAATTCCAGCGGACGGAGCCTTTGACCATAACTACCATATGGCCATCCAAACAGTCCCAGCTGATGACGAACATCCAGCAGACACTATCGCACAAGTCTTCCAAAAAGGCTACAAACTCCATGACCGCATCCTTCGCCCAGCCATGGTAGTAGTATATAACTAG
- a CDS encoding DJ-1/PfpI family protein, whose amino-acid sequence MKKVLCIIYPNFSLYEITALTSTLALSFDSTIDYAASDHSMVVSEDGLPCQPTKTLDQICIEEYSCVILPGMINIGPALQDEKLISFLRDLGEQDILIAAISSAPLLLAKAGLLKDTKFTGGIWQNFFGYFEFLPRENFQPKLVVQDKQIITAIGFAHQEFARKVILSLGLATNTDNYFKEQNEYAEEDLIFTLSDKEFDQVKRSIENSL is encoded by the coding sequence ATGAAAAAAGTACTTTGTATCATTTATCCTAATTTTTCTCTTTATGAGATTACTGCTTTAACGAGTACTTTAGCTCTGTCTTTTGATAGTACGATTGATTATGCCGCTTCAGATCATTCGATGGTGGTCTCTGAGGATGGCTTGCCCTGTCAACCAACGAAAACACTAGATCAAATCTGTATAGAAGAGTATTCTTGTGTGATTTTGCCAGGAATGATCAATATAGGGCCTGCTCTACAGGATGAGAAATTGATTTCGTTTTTGAGGGACCTTGGTGAGCAAGATATCTTAATTGCAGCCATTTCTTCAGCGCCTCTTTTATTAGCGAAAGCAGGTCTGTTGAAGGACACGAAATTTACAGGTGGAATTTGGCAAAACTTCTTTGGTTATTTTGAATTTCTTCCACGTGAAAATTTCCAACCCAAACTGGTTGTGCAAGATAAACAAATCATTACGGCTATCGGTTTTGCCCATCAAGAGTTTGCAAGAAAAGTGATTCTAAGCTTAGGCTTGGCAACTAATACAGACAACTATTTTAAAGAACAGAACGAGTATGCTGAAGAGGATTTGATATTTACTTTATCGGACAAAGAGTTTGATCAAGTGAAGCGAAGTATAGAAAACAGCCTCTAA
- a CDS encoding histidine phosphatase family protein, with protein MTKTRLYIARHGKTMFNTIGRAQGWSDTPLTEAGERGIRELGLGLKEAGLSFEEAVSSDSGRTIQTMGIILRELGLTGKIPYRYDKRIREWCFGSFDGAYDGDLFMGVLPRVFKVDDFHQLSLMELAEGIVEVDTTGWAESWGTLSSRIKEGFEAIAKEVEAAGGGNAIVVSHGMTITTLIYLIDPKAVEELVLDNGSVTVLAYEDGAFSIEKIGDMSYRKVGAKLLEGNYE; from the coding sequence ATGACAAAAACCAGATTATATATTGCTCGGCATGGAAAAACCATGTTTAATACCATCGGACGGGCGCAAGGATGGTCAGACACTCCACTGACAGAAGCAGGAGAGCGAGGAATTCGAGAATTAGGTCTCGGTCTCAAGGAAGCAGGTCTTTCTTTTGAAGAGGCTGTTTCGAGTGATTCTGGACGCACCATTCAAACCATGGGAATTATTCTTCGAGAGCTCGGTCTGACAGGAAAAATCCCTTATCGTTATGACAAACGGATCCGTGAATGGTGTTTTGGTAGTTTTGACGGTGCTTATGATGGCGATCTCTTCATGGGGGTTTTACCCCGTGTCTTTAAGGTCGATGATTTCCATCAGTTGAGTTTGATGGAGTTAGCAGAAGGGATCGTTGAAGTGGATACCACTGGTTGGGCTGAATCCTGGGGAACCTTGAGTAGTCGGATCAAAGAAGGATTTGAAGCCATCGCAAAAGAGGTAGAAGCAGCTGGCGGTGGCAATGCTATTGTGGTCAGCCACGGCATGACCATTACGACCTTGATTTATCTCATCGATCCAAAAGCGGTCGAAGAATTGGTCTTGGACAACGGAAGCGTGACGGTTTTGGCTTATGAAGATGGTGCTTTCAGTATTGAAAAGATTGGGGATATGTCCTATCGTAAGGTTGGAGCAAAACTTCTAGAGGGAAACTATGAGTAA
- a CDS encoding M15 family metallopeptidase, translated as MSKKYKRARKKRKKWWPYLLSFFLLVVLGSGIGAYLAKPSLFSGLQFWKAKKTAVTTPSSSKKKKEKSDLPAVSTKDWQLILVNRDNVKPELKPQLTDVDAIKVDSRIVEPTRQFLEAARKIAPEETLISGYRSVAEQTELYNERVAQLEASGLSHEEAEKQVQTQVQVPGASEHQTGLAIDMSVEAGQSDELGMQLAAIAPQYGFVLRYPDGKSNITGVNFENWHFRYVGVENAQYMANHQLVLEEYIQLLKKAGK; from the coding sequence ATGAGTAAAAAATACAAACGGGCACGTAAAAAACGGAAAAAATGGTGGCCTTACCTATTGAGTTTTTTTCTTCTTGTGGTCCTTGGATCAGGAATTGGCGCTTACTTAGCGAAGCCAAGCTTGTTTTCAGGGCTTCAGTTTTGGAAGGCTAAAAAAACAGCTGTAACGACTCCCTCTTCTTCTAAGAAAAAGAAAGAAAAATCAGATTTACCAGCCGTTTCGACAAAAGACTGGCAGTTGATCTTGGTCAATCGTGACAATGTGAAGCCTGAGCTGAAACCACAATTGACAGATGTGGATGCTATCAAAGTGGATAGTCGGATTGTAGAACCGACTCGTCAATTTTTAGAAGCAGCTCGAAAAATTGCCCCAGAAGAAACCTTGATATCAGGCTATCGAAGTGTGGCCGAACAAACCGAGCTCTATAATGAGCGTGTTGCGCAACTAGAGGCTAGCGGTCTTTCGCACGAAGAAGCTGAAAAGCAGGTACAGACTCAGGTGCAGGTCCCTGGTGCTAGTGAGCACCAGACGGGGCTTGCGATTGATATGAGTGTTGAAGCTGGTCAAAGTGATGAGTTGGGCATGCAGCTGGCTGCCATCGCACCGCAATATGGCTTTGTGCTTCGCTACCCAGATGGGAAGAGCAACATCACGGGTGTGAATTTTGAGAATTGGCATTTCCGTTATGTTGGCGTAGAAAATGCCCAGTATATGGCCAACCATCAGCTAGTATTGGAAGAATATATTCAACTATTGAAAAAGGCTGGAAAATAG